AACAGCCTTGTCGATGCCGCGCTTGATGGACATGGGGTTACGACCGGCGGCAACCAGCTTGATGCCTTCGGTGAAAATGGCCTGGGCCAGGATGGTGGCGGTGGTGGTTCCGTCGCCGGCGATGTCGGAAGTCTTGGAGGCGACTTCCTTGACCATCTGGGCGCCCATGTTCTCGAACTTGTCTTCCAGTTCGATTTCCTTGGCCACGGTCACGCCGTCCTTGGTGATGATCGGGGAGCCGAAGGACTTTTCGATGACGACGTTGCGTCCCTTGGGTCCGAGGGTGACCTTGACGGCATTGGCCAGGGTGTCCACGCCGATTTTCAGTTTTTCACGGGCCTTGGCATCAAACTTGATAATTTTAGCAGCCATGTGTGCGTCTCCTTAAATTCTTAAAAATTAGGCTTCGATTACAGCGAGGATGTCATCTTCACGCATGATGAGCAGTTCGTCACCATCGATCTTGATTTCAGTGCCGGCGTACTTGTTGAAGATCACCTTGTCGCCGGTCTTGACGCCCATGGGGATCTGCTTTCCGTCATCGGCGACCTTGCCGGGACCGGCGGCAACCACTTCACCCTTGATGGGCTTTTCCTTTGCGGAATCGGGGATGATGATGCCGCCTTTGGTTACCTGCTCCTCTTCGAGACGCTTGACCAGAATACGGTCGTGCAGTGGTCTGAGTTTCATGTTTTTTCCTCCAAGATGTTTAAGAATTTCTTCCATGTAGATAATTTTTTTGGCACTCGGGAATCACGAGTGCCAAATCGCGGAACTGAAAACGCAAAAGCAGTTCCGCACGAGACAGAGGCCCAAATAATCCCTGCCGCAGTGAAGTCAAGAGACTTGGCCAAAAAAAAATTCACTCCTCACCAAATCGGACGGCTTGTGATTCGAGTCAAGGCAGGCTATGCATTTCGCCTCACAACCGCCACCACCGCCCACTTTGGGACTGACCGCACGACCGCGACAAGGACATTTTCATGCTCGACATTAAATTTATCAGATCAAACCCGGACGAGGTCAAAGAAGCCTTGCGCAAACGCCGCAGCAAACTGGACCTTGAGCAGTTTCTGGCCATCGACCAAAAAAGACGCGACCTGCTGCTGGAGGTTGAAGACCTCAAAGCCCGCCGCAACCAGGCCTCGGGTGAAATGGCCCGCATGAAAAAGGCCGGCGAGAACGCCGAAGCCCTTTTGCTCGAACTTGGCGCCATGTCCACGCGCATAAAAACCCTGGATGAAGAACTCAAAGACATCGACCAGCAAACCGCCGACTGGGTGATGTCCATCCCCAA
This DNA window, taken from Desulfomicrobium sp. ZS1, encodes the following:
- the groES gene encoding co-chaperone GroES, with protein sequence MKLRPLHDRILVKRLEEEQVTKGGIIIPDSAKEKPIKGEVVAAGPGKVADDGKQIPMGVKTGDKVIFNKYAGTEIKIDGDELLIMREDDILAVIEA